One genomic window of Coregonus clupeaformis isolate EN_2021a chromosome 12, ASM2061545v1, whole genome shotgun sequence includes the following:
- the LOC121578375 gene encoding PAK4-inhibitor INKA2 isoform X1 — MERQLSKAERKNMDTCLRRLKQELVSMKEAGDGLHAQMNSMMGALQELKLLQVQTALEQLDISGRPIQRAVPPPAADTCGPCPIPSLKPTLGPGHDETTSQEEQQQQQSRLGHRSSLSTSLSSSSLETLETESESQPLPLPRRVSGYTAPQVEYCGPRLSQVFPEQHQQPAYPAKVVDLPGILYSLSREGPSLDSDYSQDSMDDSSDWTSSLMSRSRNRQPLVLGDNVFADLVGNWLDLPELEKEEMIGGVGVGADVADRPDTPAHPLRLSRSQEICRKFSLTTNIFKKFLRSVRPDRDKLLKERPGWMVPENQETELFKRPKKVAKQQTKGSFYLPFWAGVGQQQQGKGRPCPQLAEERHSQSQGQFSGIYIDRRQEWRQEARVEKMQPLFDYNTAVWV, encoded by the exons ATGGAACGACAGCTTTCCAAGGCAGAGCGCAAAAATATGGATACTTGCTTGAGACGTCTGAAGCAGGAACTG GTCTCTATGAAGGAGGCAGGAGATGGCCTCCATGCTCAGATGAACTCCATGATGGGGGCTCTTCAGGAACTCAAGCTTCTACAAGTGCAGACAGCGCTGGAGCAGCTAGACATCTCAGGGAGGCCCATCCAAAGGGCGGTCCCACCACCAGCAGCAGACACATGTGGCCCTTGCCCTATCCCCAGCCTCAAGCCTACCCTCGGCCCTGGCCACGATGAGACAACCAGTcaggaggagcagcagcagcagcagagccgGTTGGGGCACCGGAGCAGCCTgagcacctctctctcctcctccagcctggAGACATTGGAGACTGAGAGTGAGAGccagcctctccctctcccccgcaGAGTGTCTGGATACACCGCCCCACAGGTGGAGTACTGTGGCCCACGTCTTAGCCAAGTGTTTCCAGAGCAGCATCAGCAGCCGGCTTACCCAGCCAAGGTGGTGGATCTGCCTGGCATCCTCTACAGCTTGTCCAGGGAAGGCCCCTCGCTGGACAGCGACTACTCCCAGGACAGCATGGATGACTCCAGCGACTGGACCTCCTCGCTCATGAGCCGCAGCCGCAACCGGCAGCCCCTGGTCCTGGGGGACAACGTTTTCGCCGACCTGGTGGGCAACTGGCTGGACTTGCCTGAGCTGGAGAAGGAGGAGATGATTGGGGGTGTTGGTGTGGGGGCGGACGTTGCCGACAGGCCCGACACCCCGGCCCACCCTCTCCGTCTCAGCCGCTCCCAGGAGATCTGCAGAAAATTCTCTCTGACCACCAACATCTTCAAGAAGTTCCTGCGCAGCGTGAGGCCCGACAGGGACAAGCTCCTGAAGGAGAGGCCAGGCTGGATGGTCCCCGAGAACCAGGAGACCGAGCTCTTCAAGAGGCCCAAGAAAGTGGCCAAGCAGCAGACCAAGGGGAGCTTCTACCTCCCGTTCTGGGCAGGTgtagggcagcagcagcagggtaAGGGCCGGCCATGTCCCCAGCTGGCTGAGGAGAGACACAGCCAGAGCCAGGGCCAGTTCTCAGGGATTTACATAGACAGGAGACAAGAGTGGAGACAGGAGGCCAGAGTGGAGAAAATGCAGCCCTTGTTTGACTACAACACGGCTGTGTGGGTCTGA
- the LOC121578375 gene encoding PAK4-inhibitor INKA2 isoform X2 encodes MKEAGDGLHAQMNSMMGALQELKLLQVQTALEQLDISGRPIQRAVPPPAADTCGPCPIPSLKPTLGPGHDETTSQEEQQQQQSRLGHRSSLSTSLSSSSLETLETESESQPLPLPRRVSGYTAPQVEYCGPRLSQVFPEQHQQPAYPAKVVDLPGILYSLSREGPSLDSDYSQDSMDDSSDWTSSLMSRSRNRQPLVLGDNVFADLVGNWLDLPELEKEEMIGGVGVGADVADRPDTPAHPLRLSRSQEICRKFSLTTNIFKKFLRSVRPDRDKLLKERPGWMVPENQETELFKRPKKVAKQQTKGSFYLPFWAGVGQQQQGKGRPCPQLAEERHSQSQGQFSGIYIDRRQEWRQEARVEKMQPLFDYNTAVWV; translated from the coding sequence ATGAAGGAGGCAGGAGATGGCCTCCATGCTCAGATGAACTCCATGATGGGGGCTCTTCAGGAACTCAAGCTTCTACAAGTGCAGACAGCGCTGGAGCAGCTAGACATCTCAGGGAGGCCCATCCAAAGGGCGGTCCCACCACCAGCAGCAGACACATGTGGCCCTTGCCCTATCCCCAGCCTCAAGCCTACCCTCGGCCCTGGCCACGATGAGACAACCAGTcaggaggagcagcagcagcagcagagccgGTTGGGGCACCGGAGCAGCCTgagcacctctctctcctcctccagcctggAGACATTGGAGACTGAGAGTGAGAGccagcctctccctctcccccgcaGAGTGTCTGGATACACCGCCCCACAGGTGGAGTACTGTGGCCCACGTCTTAGCCAAGTGTTTCCAGAGCAGCATCAGCAGCCGGCTTACCCAGCCAAGGTGGTGGATCTGCCTGGCATCCTCTACAGCTTGTCCAGGGAAGGCCCCTCGCTGGACAGCGACTACTCCCAGGACAGCATGGATGACTCCAGCGACTGGACCTCCTCGCTCATGAGCCGCAGCCGCAACCGGCAGCCCCTGGTCCTGGGGGACAACGTTTTCGCCGACCTGGTGGGCAACTGGCTGGACTTGCCTGAGCTGGAGAAGGAGGAGATGATTGGGGGTGTTGGTGTGGGGGCGGACGTTGCCGACAGGCCCGACACCCCGGCCCACCCTCTCCGTCTCAGCCGCTCCCAGGAGATCTGCAGAAAATTCTCTCTGACCACCAACATCTTCAAGAAGTTCCTGCGCAGCGTGAGGCCCGACAGGGACAAGCTCCTGAAGGAGAGGCCAGGCTGGATGGTCCCCGAGAACCAGGAGACCGAGCTCTTCAAGAGGCCCAAGAAAGTGGCCAAGCAGCAGACCAAGGGGAGCTTCTACCTCCCGTTCTGGGCAGGTgtagggcagcagcagcagggtaAGGGCCGGCCATGTCCCCAGCTGGCTGAGGAGAGACACAGCCAGAGCCAGGGCCAGTTCTCAGGGATTTACATAGACAGGAGACAAGAGTGGAGACAGGAGGCCAGAGTGGAGAAAATGCAGCCCTTGTTTGACTACAACACGGCTGTGTGGGTCTGA